Within Pyxidicoccus trucidator, the genomic segment GCGTCGTCATCGCCACCTACAACCGGCTGCCCCTCATCACCCGGCTGCTGTGGCAGCTCGCCGGCCAGACGCTCCCGCCCGAGGACTTCGAGGTCGTCGTCGTCGATGACGGCTCCAAGGAGCCCGTGCAGGAGCCGCTCCTGTCCCAGAAGCTCCCCTACACCCTGCGCGTGGAGGTGCAGCAGAACGCTGGCGCCGCCGCCGCCCGCCACCGCGGAGTGCTCGCCTCGCGCGGCGCGGTGGTGCTCGTCACCGATGACGACATGCAGGTGGCTCCGGACTTCCTGGAGCGGCACCTCGCCCACCACCCGGAAGGCTCGCGCCATGTGGTGCTCGGCCGCATCCGCCCGGACCCGTCCATCGGCGACATGCCGCTGTTCGAGCGCTGGTACGCGTACCTCAACAACCGCATGGCCGAGGAGCTGTCCGTCCCCGGTGCCCGCGCTCGCGGCAACCACCTGTACACCGGCAACGTGTCCTTCCCCCGCGCCGACTACGTGGGCGTGGGCGGCTTCGACAAGTCGCTCGGCCAGTCCGAGGACGTGGAGCTCGGTGTCCGCCTGGAGAAGGCCGGCTGCACCTTCGTCTTCGCCAGCAGCGCGTACGTGCTGCATGGCAGCGACCACGTGTCCTTCGAGCGCTGGCTCAAGCGCGCCAACCGCTACGGCATGTTCGACACCCAGGTGGCTCGCAAGCACCCGGACGTGCGCGGCCTCAACCCCTGGCGCCTCCTCTTCGAGACCAACCCGCTGGCCCGCCCGCTGCTCGCCGCCACCGTCGTCGCTCCCGAGGCCACGCGCCTGCTCACCAACACCGTGATGAACGTCGCCAAGACGGCCGACAAGCTGGGCCTGGAGAAGGCCGCCTTCGCCGGCACCTCCGTGGTGTACGGCATGGAGTACCTGCGCGGCGCCCGCAACGAGGCTGGTGGTTGGACGGGCATCGCCCGCGAGGTCGCCCGCTACCTGCAAGGGCGGGGAGAGTAGTTGGGCACCATGAAGCGGAGGACGTCGATGATTGGCTCGCTCGTCACGGACGCACTGGAGCTGGCGAAGGCCGCCAATGGCACCACGGACGCGAAGTCCATCGCCAAGGTGGTGCTCACCAGCGACTCGTATCGGATTACCGCGCTCAACCGCGCCCGCGAGGCCGCGCTCGCCTTCCGGATTCCCCTCGTCAACCACGTGCTGCGCGTGGCGCAGACGGCGGTGATGGGGATTGAAATCGGCAAGGACGTGACGCTCGGCAGGGGCGTGTACTTCGTGCACAGCCTGGGCGTCGTCATCGGCGGCGACGCGAAGATTGGCGACCGCGTGCGCTTCTACGGCAACAACACCGTCGGGACCGCCAAGGACAACGGCTACCCCGTCATCGAGGATGACGTGTGGATTGGCGCCGGCGCCCGCATCCTCGGGCCGATACGCATCGGCGCCCGCTCGCGCATCGGCGCGAATGCGGTGGTGCTCCAGGACGTTCCTCCCGACAGCGTGGCCGTGGGCATTCCCGCCCGCATCTTCCCGCGCAAGGACAAGGACGACGTGGT encodes:
- the epsC gene encoding serine O-acetyltransferase EpsC; the encoded protein is MKRRTSMIGSLVTDALELAKAANGTTDAKSIAKVVLTSDSYRITALNRAREAALAFRIPLVNHVLRVAQTAVMGIEIGKDVTLGRGVYFVHSLGVVIGGDAKIGDRVRFYGNNTVGTAKDNGYPVIEDDVWIGAGARILGPIRIGARSRIGANAVVLQDVPPDSVAVGIPARIFPRKDKDDVVL
- the epsD gene encoding exopolysaccharide biosynthesis glycosyltransferase EpsD, translating into MSTAASTPRLSVVIATYNRLPLITRLLWQLAGQTLPPEDFEVVVVDDGSKEPVQEPLLSQKLPYTLRVEVQQNAGAAAARHRGVLASRGAVVLVTDDDMQVAPDFLERHLAHHPEGSRHVVLGRIRPDPSIGDMPLFERWYAYLNNRMAEELSVPGARARGNHLYTGNVSFPRADYVGVGGFDKSLGQSEDVELGVRLEKAGCTFVFASSAYVLHGSDHVSFERWLKRANRYGMFDTQVARKHPDVRGLNPWRLLFETNPLARPLLAATVVAPEATRLLTNTVMNVAKTADKLGLEKAAFAGTSVVYGMEYLRGARNEAGGWTGIAREVARYLQGRGE